The stretch of DNA acacaaagaaaagaattttattaatgtaGTGATGTAAACACAACATTGAGTGAACTTTGCAAAATGCTTGAGAATTTACgttgtaaaaataaacaaatcgAAGGTATGTGGAAGTTTGTACGTTGGGACGACGATGCAGAAGCTCAAGGAACGTATAAAAATTCATCGaaatgaggttatgttttaAAGGTTCGAAGCTTGAGAGGAATTTTAGTTTTAGgagctttatttttcttattgaaaattaaaaaaaaaataacactgattgtaatttttttcattaaatagaattagaataaaaattctctgaaatatattcttcttttagttgtaaattttctttaaaaactctgacttttattgaaattttgaaaaatttgctcTGGAAAGTTTCATCTATTActaaaaatatctaattggggctattaatttttcttttgttctgaaattataaaaattctctatttgaaaattttccctgatatggaaattaatcaaatcagatcttgaaaatttcaaaattgttcCTGCGAAACTTTCTTCAAACactgaaatctttgaaatattttaaaatctttttgaaatctttatttgttaaagtttttcaaaatctttctctgaaattttctttttcatctaaaTGTAATATTTCGTATCTGTGAAATTTACTTCTGATAATGAAATTATAACATTCAGAGcatgatattttcatttttttatttcatttattcaattttaactgtgaaattttctttaaacaagGAAACCTATGAAGTTTTAAtgcttgattttttcttcatatattgaaattttgaattcttatACTGAAATTTTGTATTCTTACACTGAAATGTTCAATTCCaccaatgaaattttcaattacagactgaaatttttaatttgaacactgaaatttttaattactgcctgaaattttcaaaatcaacactgaaattttcaattctaacTCTGAAATGTTCAATTTCAACACTGAAATGTTCAATTCCAAcactgaaattttcaattacagactgaaattttcaattacagACTGACATTTTCAATTCCAAcactgaaatttttaattattgtttgaaattttcaatatcaacaatgaaatttacaattactgactgaaattttcaatttcaacactaaaatgttcaattctaactctgaaattttaaattccaacaatgaaattttcaattctaacTCTGAAATGTTCAATATTGAAGTCCTAAATCTTCTTTCGCAATATCACCTATCTATTAACTTTTCGACTTCAATATTTACTCAAGACACAAATCAATTTCACCTGTATTCGCTGAAGAAATTgtgtttgaattaattttttaagaatgaaatatgagaaaattctccacaAATTGGCATGAATTTCAATCTAAACACCTGTGCGGGGGTGGCGTGAGCGcttcattgcaataaaatgatcAATATGGGGTAAATAAACATTCtgataaagaaagaaaaagctgAACACGCGCATTCCGGAAAATCTGGCCTCTCATCGAGCGTCGTGGGAATCAATAGCCCAATTTTTTGTGTGCCACCGTGAcgtcgtttttttcttcttctctctttgCACAACTGAGAATTCCTTTGGTGAGATCAGGAGGTGATTTTACGCGGTGGAAATAATCCAAACAAATCCACATTTGAATCTCTCCGCAATGTGTGATTGGAAAGCTCTTGTGGGgaggaatttaaaattaaagtctGCATGTAGATGAGACGTCTGAGGGCACGGAGAGGGTCATACGGAGAGAGATTTGTGGCGCATCTATTTGTGGAACTCCCTTCTGGGCGCGTGGAATCCATGATTTTCTCCAAATGAGACTCGCAGAATTTTCTTACTGTGTGTGCGAGTGGAGGAGCTCCCGCAAGAGGCACTCAAGTGTGGCGCACACACACCGAATATCGCtctcaatttcctcaattCATTGACTTTTATGATGATCTCCGTTGATTGTCTCGGTGCCAGTTAATTGAAGATTCCCTCCCTGACTCAGGAATttcattgtttatttttagagaagagaaaatgcgCCTCTTAGCGCCTCCAAGTGCATCAATACTCCACGCACTTAAGTGTGCCCTCATTTGGGTACTCCCAGAGATGTCCCTGGAAGGTCTTTTGTCTTCCGGATACAACAAGGATTCTTTGGGAAACAATTCCTCAAAGGATTTCActtcaaagttattttttagcCAATTTCACGGCAAAAACTCGAGAGTTTTGCATCAAGTCTGCACTAATACATCTCTGGGATGTATTTGCATTAGATAAATCCTATAAATAGCCATAAATAAACACGAATTTTGACCATTTTCCCCAATGAATGCAAGATGTTTTCCTTATCAATGGCGATCGCGGTGGGAAAAATGTCTCGAAAAATGGGCTTACCTTCCCTTTTCCagcttcaattttctcctGACGCCCACTCATATTGTTCCCACATTAAACTCAACActtattttcaacaaaacatTCAcatttattatgcaaaaatatcaaattttaaaataaactccGCACCACGAACCGCATACGCCATTCACTTTGAcagtttattttttgacaatttcctTGAcagttaatttgaatttttgaaaatattcgttAATCCTGGGAGtttttctcatgtttttttttgtgattttccttcattttctcgtCCAAAAAAAGCcggaaaaactaataaaaattcattgaaactTTCCTAGAATTGAagatttatatacattttttccctaaaaaaagcaaaaaaatcaattaaatctgTGTGAAATCCAGGATAAATTTCTGCCCAATGAATCCCTGGAAGGCCATGGCATTCCTCAGGGCCCCCTGAAAGTCCTTGGCGGGAACAATCTTAGCCCGAGGTCCCTGTAGATCACCcttttcaatgaattcaatCAAATCCCGAAACATTTCACTCCTTTCCGGTGAATTGAGATTCTCCCTCGTCCATCGTGTCATCCAGAAACCCCTAAATGCGATATCCTTGAAGATTAGATGCCCCGTGGGTACTGTTACGGGTTCCCGAGACATCCCACCGTATGTCACGACAACTCCTCCATCTGCAACATGTCGCAGCATCTCCAGCGAACTCTTCCCGCCAACGCAGTTGAATGCCAATTTGGGCTTCTTCACTTGACCACTCTTGAAGAGATCCGTCGTGCGAACTTCCTCTTCCGTGATAATCCAATCAGCCCCAAGATTCGTAAGGAAGGAACGCAAATCCTCAATTTCTGCTCGATTCCGCACAATGCCGACACTCTTGAAGCCCCATTTGCGACATAGTTGAATCACAACCTGCCCCACGGCACTGTTGGCCCCATTCTGGAGTACTGTGTCCCCAGGTTTGAGCGCCACAAAATCCCGCAGCATCCGGTAGGCCGTTGGAGGGTTGACAGTTAACGTTGAAGCTTCTGCTACGCCCAGTGTCTTGGGGACACGCAGAAGAGCATCCTTTGGGTAGTTGGCATACGTACACCACGTGCCAATGCCCGTCTTGAAGGGTATCACACGATCCCCAATGGAGAAGTTCTCAACACCAGCTCCAAGCTCTACAATCTCACCCAGGCATTCATTTCCTCCCACCGCCGGAAGTGGAGGCTTCACAGGGTACTTTCCTGCAAAATTAGATACTCCGTTAATCAACGGTGCCCCACTGGGGTACAAAGACCAAGAAGTAACCTTGGATTGTGTTGATATCAGCTGGATTTATGGGCGCTGCGAGAATCCGCACGGTAACCTCGTTGCTTTTGGGCGATTCCAGCTTCTCCTCAACGCGATTAACCACATCAGCTGGCTCTCCGAATTCCTTGTAAACCAATCTTGTGGACAGGAGGGTCATTTGCCGCCTGGCAGTGGCAAAATTCCCAGGAAATCTTTGGAAAACAcgagaaaaaatcatcttgttttgattttctcaCTATCACTTCCCCTTTGGATAAAACGTCAAAACATTTGGATAATCCTGGATAACCGGCTTTTTGTGTCCCAAAGtgctttgatttttctccttacaatttttcctcaaaatttccaacattttctgtgtttttcctccaaatgaaaatcattctaAAATGAACAGTGAAAGTGGAGAAGGTAGAGGGAGAAAATTCGAGGAATGGCATCGAATTTTCAGCTCTGCAAAAAATGAGTAAGTATTCAATAAACTCGCTTTGTTTATTAGCTAACTGATATTGCAATTGACTACGAAAATCAAATTCCAGCGAAGAGCGAAGTTGTATTTTGGGAATGATGCTAAATGATGAGAATTTCACATTAACTGATTCTAATCTTGAGAATTCCGCAACAATAAcgaaaatgttcctaaagc from Lutzomyia longipalpis isolate SR_M1_2022 chromosome 4, ASM2433408v1 encodes:
- the LOC129795637 gene encoding enoyl-[acyl-carrier-protein] reductase, mitochondrial, whose translation is MIFSRVFQRFPGNFATARRQMTLLSTRLVYKEFGEPADVVNRVEEKLESPKSNEVTVRILAAPINPADINTIQGKYPVKPPLPAVGGNECLGEIVELGAGVENFSIGDRVIPFKTGIGTWCTYANYPKDALLRVPKTLGVAEASTLTVNPPTAYRMLRDFVALKPGDTVLQNGANSAVGQVVIQLCRKWGFKSVGIVRNRAEIEDLRSFLTNLGADWIITEEEVRTTDLFKSGQVKKPKLAFNCVGGKSSLEMLRHVADGGVVVTYGGMSREPVTVPTGHLIFKDIAFRGFWMTRWTRENLNSPERSEMFRDLIEFIEKGDLQGPRAKIVPAKDFQGALRNAMAFQGFIGQKFILDFTQI